Proteins from a single region of Thermotoga maritima MSB8:
- a CDS encoding Na(+)/H(+) antiporter subunit B: MKWVWITIFVVFCFAVLLNGSFEKVQVKFENPVVKNPITQIYLLNRVYDTVFEVLVFSLAVLGVSLHMAYLPTPEEIRGISDVTIRIFARFIAFFLLVGSLYLALEGHVSPGGGFSAGVAGGTALALIAMVEDFENFERKFERTRAYFLEKFIMIVFLFLVVLILPGRNLIVPANMVVYLKVMLGSWIIVYYFIKHRGLL, from the coding sequence ATGAAATGGGTGTGGATCACCATCTTCGTTGTTTTTTGTTTTGCTGTTCTGCTGAACGGTAGTTTTGAAAAGGTTCAGGTGAAATTTGAAAACCCTGTGGTGAAGAATCCCATCACCCAGATCTACCTTCTGAACAGGGTGTACGATACGGTCTTCGAGGTTCTTGTCTTCTCGCTCGCAGTACTCGGAGTCTCCCTCCACATGGCCTACCTTCCCACTCCAGAGGAGATAAGAGGCATATCGGACGTCACGATCAGGATCTTTGCCAGATTCATAGCGTTCTTTCTCCTCGTGGGATCGCTCTACCTCGCGCTCGAAGGCCATGTGAGCCCAGGTGGTGGATTTTCTGCTGGAGTTGCGGGCGGAACGGCGCTCGCTCTGATTGCCATGGTAGAAGATTTTGAAAACTTCGAGAGAAAGTTCGAAAGAACGCGAGCGTACTTTCTGGAAAAGTTCATCATGATCGTTTTTCTTTTCCTCGTTGTTCTGATACTTCCCGGAAGAAACCTCATAGTTCCGGCGAACATGGTGGTGTACCTGAAAGTGATGCTGGGTAGCTGGATCATCGTGTACTACTTCATAAAACACAGAGGGCTACTCTGA
- a CDS encoding cupin domain-containing protein — MEVKIEKPTPEKLKELSVEKWPIWEKEVSEFDWYYDTNETCYILEGKVEVTTEDGKKYVIEKGDLVTFPKGLRCRWKVLEPVRKHYNLF; from the coding sequence GTGGAAGTGAAGATAGAAAAGCCCACACCCGAGAAACTCAAGGAACTCAGCGTTGAGAAATGGCCCATCTGGGAAAAAGAGGTCAGCGAGTTCGATTGGTACTACGATACGAACGAGACCTGCTACATACTGGAAGGCAAGGTGGAAGTCACAACAGAGGATGGAAAAAAGTACGTCATAGAGAAAGGTGATCTCGTCACCTTTCCGAAAGGTTTGAGGTGCAGGTGGAAGGTTTTAGAGCCGGTCAGAAAGCACTACAACCTCTTCTGA